Within Thermoanaerobaculia bacterium, the genomic segment GCGTGCGACTGGTTTGTGCTTATAGCAGCGTTGACTGCATCGATGATTTCGGCCCTGCCGGAATAGTTTAGCGCCAGAAAAAATTGCAATCCCGTATTCTTCGAAGTCTTTTCGACCACACTCTCCAGCCGGGCCTGGACTTCGGGGGATAGATCTCCAAGACGTCCGATGGCACCGAACCGAATATTGTTTTTCATAAGGGTTGGGAGTTCTTTGTCCAGATATTCCTGGAGGAGATTCATGAGTGTCTCCACCTCGGATTTGGGCCTCTTCCAGTTTTCTACGCTGAAGGCGAAGAGGGTTAGATAGCCGATGGAGAGCTCCGCGCAGGCTTCAACAGTGTCACGGACTGCTTTGATTCCGGCCCGATGCCCTACCACTCTGGGAAGTCCCCGCTTTTTGGCCCACCTGCCGTTTCCGTCCATGATAATGACAATATGACGGGGCAGGGTTCCATTGGAAAAATGATGCGCCATAGGCGTCCATCTTACACCAAAGGCCGGGGATTGCCTAGCAGTCCTCACTTCCTGTTCAAAGCGGGAATCACAGTCTCTACACCTCCCCTCCGACACATGGAAACAGCAAAATATGAAAGTTTCAGAGAGTCCGAGCCCTGTAAGGGATGGGCCGCTGGCGGACTCTTCATGGGAAGGGTACAATAGACCCATGATTCGCCTGGCCCTTGCCCAGATCAATCCGACCCTCGGAGATATTGAAGGCAACAAAATCAGGATTCTAGATTCGATATCCCGGGCCCGGGATGCCGGTTCTGATATCGTCGCTTTCCCCGAGCTCTGCATTACCGGGTACCCACCCGAAGATCTTCTCCTCCGCCGCGATTTTATTCGGCGGCAGGAGGAAGCGGTCGAGGAAATCGCCTTACGGATTGAATCTTTTGCCGTCATCCTTGGATTTGCGCACTTGAAAGATGGAAAGTTGTTCAACGGAGCCGCCATCTTAAACAGAGGAGCAGTAGCAGGCGTTTACCACAAAATATTTCTCCCCAATTACGGCGTCTTCGATGAAAAGCGATACTTTGAAGCCGGCGACAGAATCGTCGTCATGGACTGGCAGGGAATCACGATTGGCATCAATATCTGCGAGGATATCTGGATACCCGGAGGCGTGACGGAGGAACAGGGGTTCCTTGGAGATGCTGAAATCGTTGTCAACATCTCATCTTCGCCCTTCCATCACACCAAGTGGCTGGAGAGACTCTCCATGCTATCCAGCCGTGCTTCGACGATCCGGGGCGCCGTGGGATACGTGAACCTGGTCGGCGGACAGGATGAACTGGTCTTCGACGGAAACAGCCTGGTTGTAAACCATGAAGGCAACCCCCTGACAAAGGGCCTGCAATTCAGGGAGGATCTCCTGCTTGCCGATATCGACATCGAGGCCATCCGGTCTTCGAGGAGCGATCCGGCCTTTCGAAGGGACCGAGAGGCGTGGACCGGACGATGGCCTCTTCAGGTCGTCAAGATCGATCTCGAACATTCTTCCACTCTGCCGGAAATCCCCTCTCGCACGGAAGAAACACAATCACCGAATCCTGCCGAAGAAGTGTACGAGGCCCTGGTTCTGGGCACCCGGGATTACATTGAGAAGAACCGGTTCAAGGATGTCATCATTGGAATCTCAGGAGGCATTGATTCCGCTCTCACCGCGGCCATTGCCGTGGATGCCCTGGGCTGCCATCGCGTTCATGGTGTCTCGATGCCCTCACCGTTCACCTCGAGCCACAGCATCGAAGACGCGGAAGTTCTGGCCCGTAATCTCGACTTTGATCTGAGCACAATTCCCATTACCGAACCGTACCAGTCGATTCTCCAGACGATGAAGCCCGAATTTGGAGAAAAACCGGAGGACATCACCGAGGAAAACCTGCAGGCCCGTATTCGCGGCATGATTCTCATGGCCCTTTCCAACAAACACGGATATCTCGTCCTGACCACGGGTAACAAGAGTGAAGTCAGTGTCGGCTACAGCACGCTATATGGAGATACGGCAGGCGGATTTGCCGTCATCAAGGATCTTTACAAAACGATGGTCTATCGCGTGGCCCGCTGGAGGAACGAGGCTGCCGAGAGGGCCTTTATTCCACCCCGGATCCTGACAAAGGCTCCTTCGGCTGAATTAAAGCCCGACCAGACGGACCAGGACACGCTCCCCCCCTATGACGTTCTGGATGCCATTCTTATTGCTTACATTGAGCAGCAGCTTCCGATAGAGGAAATCGTCCAGAAAGGATTGGATCGGGAGCTTGTACAGCGGGTGATTCGTATGGTGGATCGGGCGGAATACAAGAGACGCCAGAGCCCGCCCGGAATCAAAATCACACCGCTGGCATTCGGGAAAGATCGTCGTATGCCGATCACGAACCGGTGGGATCCGACCAGGGGGTAATCAGGGAGTCGACGTAGGAGCCTCGAACCAGTCGGAAAAGGTTGTCGTCATGTGGAATTTCTTCTTAATGAAGAGCATTCCACCGACACCTTCGACAACCATTTCTCTCAATCCCCATCGATTATTCTGAACTTCGTATTTCAGAGTGGTTTTCATGGACTTTACATGTTTGGGCAATGGATCGGGAGTAGACTGGACTTCCATGGGAATCCCGGTTCCTTCTTCCAGCCAGGCAGTACCGCTAAGAACAGTTCCATCCTTCTCCTTGAAGGAAAAGGTATATCCAATGCAGGAATGTCCATCAACGAACGCTTTTTGCCCGGTAGACCGAGTAGTAAGACGGTCCTGGCTGGCGGGATCAAAAATCCCGGCAGTTTGAAATTCCATGGTCACTTCTCCGGAATTCTCATCCTTCTTTCCCTGATCCCTTTTTTCCATATCGGCCCGTGTTTTTTCCGTAATATCCTCTCCATTCGCTACGATTCTTACCAGTTCACTCTCTACCTCCCCCGTCTCCCCCAGAAAGAGCCTCGTCTTGATTTCCTGAAGATCCTCAACCTTCCCCTTCTTATCCATGACCTTCGATGTCATATCCAGGAGGCCGGGGACGCGGTCCCGATTCAGCGCAGCCAGATCCACGGCCTTTTGCCAGAGTGGATCGGACGCAACCATCGGTGAATGGATCAAGGCAAGAAAGATGAAAGAAAAAAAGAATCGGCCCATAAAAGTCTCCCCCTCAGGATGATCAGGACATGTATTTTATACGTCTTCCCATCCTGTGAAGTTTGGAATAGTCGAGCCTCCCTCCTCGTTACGATTACGATGACCCGCGCAACGCTTATTGCTATTCTTTTCCTGGAAACCCTGGCCTGCAGCCCCACCCTGGCCCGGCAATCCCCGACTGTGGATGACCCGGGAGGCACCTCCATGACGGAAACCATCAACCTTACTGAAGATGAATGGAAAGAACGGTTAACTCCGGAACAGTACCGGATTACACGTCAATGCGGTACCGAGCCTCCCTTCAGCGGCGCCCTTTACTATTTGAAGGACGAGGGGATTTACCACTGTATCGCCTGCGGAGCCCCTCTCTTTACCTCTGATGACAAGTACGAAAGTGGAAGCGGCTGGCCGAGCTACATGCGTCCGATCAGGCCCGACGCCGTCACTTCAAGGGTTGATCGAAGCCACGGCATGGTTCGTACCGAAGTCCGATGTGCAAGGTGCGGGGCTCACCTGGGCCATGTCTTCGAAGATGGGCCCGAGCCCACGGGTCTTCGGTACTGCATCAACTCCGTGGCGCTTTCCTTCTCTCCGGCCGAACAGGAGAAATCTTCTTTACAGAACCAATCTGCGGATTCATTAAAAGAGGACAAGTAGCCATCTTCGCAGGCCACATACCTGCAACTAATTGCGACATACGGCATGATTTGGTAGAGTGAGGATGTCGGAGATTTTTCTTCGGCATCATCCGCACAGGAGGGCTGGCTATCTTCTGCAGAAATAACCCCTTGAAACCGTTACGGCTGGGTCGAGGACATCCTCTCGGGCCAAAAGGGGGAAATGATAGCCGGAAAAGATCTTCAGACTCCACGAGAATGAAGCTCTCCCTTCGTATCCACCTTCCCTTTTCCAACTCCCTGCTCTTCCTGTGTATTCTCATCCTGTCCATTCCGGTACTCTCCCCGGGAAAGGATTTCGGCTATTACGCCGTTTACCGGGCCAGTGAACAGCGCTGTCTACTTATCGCAAACATATCCCACATGAAGTCCGGGGATCATGTCTATGGGGGCCCCTATTCCATCCAGGAAGGCCTCGAAATTCTCCGAAAATCCTGCCCCATTCCTCTCCAGGAAGCTGGAGACTGGTTTGCCGTGAAACGAAAAGAAGATTGCTGGCTTATCGAGGGCGTGGCAGGACTGAATCCCGGCGACACAATCCTTGAAGGAAACCTCTCCCGGGTCATGGCCGAAATCCTTCTCTATGAGGAGTGTGGATCTTTCCAGGTTCTGGAAGCAGGAGAGACCTTCTCTCCCCCCTCTCCCCCTCCTGAAAAGGAAAAACCTCCTCCACTCCTGCCTCCTGCTCCTGCCATGGAGTGGCAAAAAACCGAAGTTGATTGGGTGGATGTCTACGCAACGGGAGATGGAACGGTCACGGCGAAAATAGTCTCCGGCACGGATTTACCGGAGAGTCCCGTTCAACCCCTCTCCCCCTTCGTATCCATTCAGCCTGTGGATGAAGTGTCCGCTCCCGGGGCTGTCCGTGTCAGAATGCCGGAGAATGTAGTGATCCCCCCGGAAGACCGCGGACGTGTAGCCCTAGCTTTCTACGAAGAGAGCTACAGCCTCACTAAGGACAAAACCTACCAAACCTGGCATCTGCACGCCGCAGACTACGACCCGTCAACCGGTACCTTTGAAGCAACACTGAACCACAACTCCTTTATCGTCTGGGGACTCATCACCCTGGCAGGCGGCGTCACCATTCTTGTCTGGGACGACGCCACCCGGATGATGCTGTCCAAGAAGGAGAATGATCACTTTGTCCTCCACTACAAGAAGGGCCTGATTCCCGACGATACCGTCACCTACACCCTGGCCCAGCTTGAAAAGGCAAGGTCGTTTCTTATCGGGAGCTATTCCCTGCGCTACCCACCATCTCCGGCGAAGCTGGATGTTTACTACGTGGGGATCAAGTCCGATGAGGTGACCTACGGACTCTTCCAGGAGGGAAAGGGTGGAGGGAAGTGGATCGACCTGAACATCCCTTCCAGCATTGCAAACTACAGCCGTAACGAACTCACGGCCACGATCGTCCATGAGCTCTTTCACTTTATTCAGCCTCTTTACGAAGGTGAAAAGTCTTTCTGGACCCGGGTAACCGGCGGAGAGGTCCCCTATGGGTGGATCAACGAAGCCCTATCCTCGGCAACGGAGCACGCCTATGTGACAGCTCCCACCTTTGTTCCGGACCAGAACAGCCCCATCCTGAACAAGGAGGTCTACTCCATCGGGCTTCAAAACGTGGTCAAGGCGAAAGACGGTTACAGCGCGGGGGTTTTCTTCGATTTCCTCCGCCGCCGTTACGGAAACGAGCTATTCTACGAAATCCTCCAGGAATGCCTTCGCCAGGTGCAGAACAAGACGAAGTTCTCCGCCTACCTGGCCCTCCGCCGGGCCATCGAGCGGAGGGGACGGCAGATGCAGAGTGAAAGTGTCGATTATTCTTCTCTCACAGAGGCATGGAAGGCTTTTGTCGTTGCCTTTCTCGTGGACGGATCGAAGGAAATCGACCCGCGGCTGAACCGTAAGCTACCCTTTACAATTTCCAATCCCGGGATGGTGTCGGTGACGACGGACGGGATCATGCAAACGTGGAGCGTGGACGCCCCGTCCATGTCCTTTCCCCCTCGCCAGGCTCGATCTTTCAAGATTCAACCGGCGGAACGAAACAAGGAAGCAGAAGCAACGGTGGACTGCACGGTCTCCTTCACGAAGGAAAACGGCTCAACTCTTCCCTTCTACGCGCCGGTCTTTTCTTTCGAAAAGCAGGGATCCCACGGGTATATCAGCGCGGACAGCACCTTTCACGGTGCCCTCTCCGATACCACGGCTTCCGTGACTGCGACGCTCTCCTTCAAGAAGGAGACCCGGTTCCGTATCCTCACTGTCGTGCCGGTCGGCCTGGGGGATGAACCCTCCCTCGCCGACGCCCGGGCGAAAGGAACGATGGAGGTGAACTGCAAACTCAGAAAGGAGACGGAGGTTCCAGAGTATGAAACGTCAGCCGTCTCCACGGGTGCCATCGAAAGCTATTACCGCACGCTGGTCCAGAGCTTCCCGGTCTGGGTTCAGCGCAAGAGCACCCAGTATTGCCACTTCGTGGAGGTATGCACCGGTTGTGAGGATCAGTTCAAGGCTGCAGCGGCGGAGTACGCACCGAAGCGGGATGCCATGTATGAGCTGATGAAGCAGGTGGACAGAATTGAAGAGGATGCACAACCGCTCCAGCGGATTGTGAGCACCTATTCGAGAAACCGGTTTACTGAGGGGAACACAATCCAGGCCGCAGACAGACCGAAACTTTCCAGGATCATGGACGCCAACGAGCACTTCCATCCCCTCAACACCTACTGCATGTTCTCCCCCGGGGAATACATGAGCGCTATGGGTCCCCTCTTCATCAAGGGCGAGTTTCCCGCCAGTCCTTACAAGCTGGAGAGCCTGGGAAAACATTGCAGGCCGCCCAAATGTCCCATGCCGAAGGCCGAGAAGCTCACGAGTGAGATAAAATGGATGCAGGATCAGTTTGCGAATATTTCCCCGTGCCGGAAGGCGATCAAGGATGTCAACGCCTTCTGGAATTCCGAAAAGGGCGAACTGCTCAGGATCATCGAAGAACTGAAAGCAAAGTACCAGTGGCTTCAGTGACGGATTTGCGACGGTAGAACAGAGGGGGGACATGATGAAGAAATCGAAAGTCGACCTCTTTCGATTGATACTTTTCGCTCTTATCCTTCAGGCTGGAGCAGGAATCAGGGGAGAAGAAATCTACAAAGGCCCCATCCAACTTACACCTTCGTGCCCCTACAGCCTGAAGGACTGGTGTGAAGAGCAGGGGGCCACCTACATATCAGGGGCCTGTTATCCCAAGGGTGCAGAGGGCAGTATTCAGAATATCCTTCTGGCGACGATCCCGTCGGGCAGTCCCATCCCGAACGTCGGGGAAAGTGGTGGGAGGGAGGTAACGCACCTTTCCATAAAGGGAGTCCGCTGGTGGCAGGAAACGGCCAGAGAGTCGA encodes:
- the msrB gene encoding peptide-methionine (R)-S-oxide reductase MsrB gives rise to the protein MTETINLTEDEWKERLTPEQYRITRQCGTEPPFSGALYYLKDEGIYHCIACGAPLFTSDDKYESGSGWPSYMRPIRPDAVTSRVDRSHGMVRTEVRCARCGAHLGHVFEDGPEPTGLRYCINSVALSFSPAEQEKSSLQNQSADSLKEDK
- a CDS encoding isoprenyl transferase translates to MAHHFSNGTLPRHIVIIMDGNGRWAKKRGLPRVVGHRAGIKAVRDTVEACAELSIGYLTLFAFSVENWKRPKSEVETLMNLLQEYLDKELPTLMKNNIRFGAIGRLGDLSPEVQARLESVVEKTSKNTGLQFFLALNYSGRAEIIDAVNAAISTNQSHALTEDEFRSFLYAPHVPDPDLMIRTSGELRISNFLLWQLAYTEIYVTKVLWPDFRRRHLQQALEAFSTRERRFGGIDNEA
- a CDS encoding NAD+ synthase, producing the protein MIRLALAQINPTLGDIEGNKIRILDSISRARDAGSDIVAFPELCITGYPPEDLLLRRDFIRRQEEAVEEIALRIESFAVILGFAHLKDGKLFNGAAILNRGAVAGVYHKIFLPNYGVFDEKRYFEAGDRIVVMDWQGITIGINICEDIWIPGGVTEEQGFLGDAEIVVNISSSPFHHTKWLERLSMLSSRASTIRGAVGYVNLVGGQDELVFDGNSLVVNHEGNPLTKGLQFREDLLLADIDIEAIRSSRSDPAFRRDREAWTGRWPLQVVKIDLEHSSTLPEIPSRTEETQSPNPAEEVYEALVLGTRDYIEKNRFKDVIIGISGGIDSALTAAIAVDALGCHRVHGVSMPSPFTSSHSIEDAEVLARNLDFDLSTIPITEPYQSILQTMKPEFGEKPEDITEENLQARIRGMILMALSNKHGYLVLTTGNKSEVSVGYSTLYGDTAGGFAVIKDLYKTMVYRVARWRNEAAERAFIPPRILTKAPSAELKPDQTDQDTLPPYDVLDAILIAYIEQQLPIEEIVQKGLDRELVQRVIRMVDRAEYKRRQSPPGIKITPLAFGKDRRMPITNRWDPTRG